A genomic segment from Acidimicrobiales bacterium encodes:
- a CDS encoding CoA transferase, with protein sequence MSEGPASAPGGADGAAPGPGPAGGDGPPGPLAGLRVIDCSTVVAGPGCARYLGDFGAEVIKVERPDGGDTTRAMGWRDPRDGVTLWWKLEGRNKRTVTLDLKDPDDLARMRRLVATADVLVENLRPGTLERLGLDPVELIAARPGLVVTRVTGFGQDGPYAGRPGFATLAEAMSGFAAVNGEPDGGPLLPPIALTDEITALVAAFATMVAVHSGVGQVVDVNLYESLLQVMGPLPAAKALLDYDQPRLGSGIPYSVPRGTYRCADGAWVAVSTSAESVAQRVMALIGLAGDPRVSTFGDRVEHRDLVEATLAAWVAARERPEVLRVFEEAHAAAAPVHTMGDILADPHLAARGALPEVDGVAMQGLVARLSATPGRIRWAGRPLGADTEAVLAELDGPG encoded by the coding sequence GTGAGCGAGGGCCCGGCGTCCGCGCCCGGCGGCGCCGACGGCGCGGCCCCCGGCCCCGGTCCGGCGGGCGGGGACGGCCCCCCCGGCCCCCTGGCCGGGCTGCGGGTGATCGACTGCAGCACGGTGGTGGCCGGGCCCGGGTGCGCCCGCTACCTCGGGGACTTCGGCGCCGAGGTGATCAAGGTGGAGCGCCCCGACGGGGGCGACACCACCCGGGCCATGGGCTGGCGCGACCCGCGCGACGGCGTGACCCTGTGGTGGAAGCTGGAGGGCCGCAACAAGCGGACCGTCACCCTGGACCTCAAGGACCCCGACGACCTGGCCCGCATGCGGCGCCTGGTGGCCACGGCCGACGTGCTGGTCGAGAACCTGCGACCCGGCACGCTGGAGCGGCTGGGCCTCGACCCCGTCGAGCTCATCGCGGCCCGGCCGGGGCTGGTGGTCACCCGGGTCACGGGCTTCGGGCAGGACGGCCCCTACGCCGGGCGCCCCGGCTTCGCCACCCTGGCCGAGGCCATGAGCGGCTTCGCGGCGGTGAACGGCGAGCCCGACGGCGGTCCGCTGCTCCCGCCCATCGCCCTCACCGACGAGATCACCGCCCTGGTGGCCGCCTTCGCCACCATGGTGGCGGTGCACAGCGGCGTCGGCCAGGTGGTCGACGTCAACCTGTACGAGTCGCTGCTCCAGGTCATGGGGCCCCTGCCAGCGGCCAAGGCCCTGCTCGACTACGACCAGCCCCGGCTGGGCTCGGGCATCCCCTACTCGGTGCCCCGGGGCACGTACCGGTGCGCGGACGGGGCCTGGGTCGCCGTCAGCACCTCGGCCGAGTCGGTGGCCCAGCGGGTGATGGCCCTCATCGGCCTGGCCGGCGACCCCCGGGTGTCCACCTTCGGGGACCGGGTGGAGCATCGCGACCTGGTCGAGGCCACCCTGGCGGCGTGGGTGGCGGCCCGGGAGCGGCCCGAGGTGCTCCGGGTCTTCGAGGAGGCCCACGCCGCCGCCGCCCCGGTGCACACCATGGGCGACATCCTGGCCGACCCGCACCTGGCCGCCCGGGGGGCCCTGCCCGAGGTGGACGGCGTCGCCATGCAGGGTTTGGTGGCTCGCCTGTCGGCCACGCCGGGCCGCATCCGGTGGGCGGGCCGGCCCCTGGGAGCCGACACCGAGGCGGTGCTGGCCGAGCTGGACGGCCCGGGCTGA
- a CDS encoding metallophosphoesterase, whose amino-acid sequence MDVPELTTVASTYAVVHHGTEVRRTDGLRPDTEHELEGIAFRTLPEPGELLATFATVNDVHFGEEVCGRMEGLDAGPVFRSEPGESPYPEVMNRGAVAEILELDPDALVVKGDLTSDGTDAQVDAFLAAYAPLADRMTWVRGNHESYHRLDRGAVPTQEVVLPGVRLALLDTSLEDVEHGGLSVDQLDWLDTLAAESDRPVVVLGHHHPWNPSSNQRPERYFGINPDDSERLIDVVARRSRIVAYLAGHTHRNRVRHFPATGPVPWVEVACVKDFPGAWAEYQVHEGGICQVFHRISSPEALAWSEKTRHMFADLYGPYAFGSLADRCFVIGLDRAAA is encoded by the coding sequence GTGGACGTCCCCGAGCTCACCACCGTCGCCAGCACCTACGCCGTCGTGCACCACGGCACCGAGGTGCGCCGCACCGACGGCCTGCGGCCCGACACCGAGCACGAGCTGGAGGGCATCGCCTTCCGCACCCTGCCCGAACCGGGCGAGCTGCTGGCCACCTTCGCCACCGTGAACGACGTGCACTTCGGCGAGGAGGTGTGCGGGCGGATGGAGGGGCTCGACGCCGGGCCGGTGTTCCGGTCCGAGCCGGGCGAGTCGCCCTACCCCGAGGTCATGAACCGGGGGGCGGTGGCCGAGATCCTGGAGCTCGACCCCGACGCCCTGGTGGTCAAGGGCGACCTGACCAGCGACGGCACCGACGCCCAGGTCGACGCCTTCCTGGCCGCGTACGCCCCCCTGGCCGACCGGATGACCTGGGTGCGGGGCAACCACGAGTCGTACCACCGCCTGGACCGGGGAGCGGTGCCGACCCAGGAGGTGGTGCTGCCGGGGGTGCGCCTGGCCCTGCTGGACACCTCGCTGGAGGACGTGGAGCACGGCGGCCTGTCGGTCGACCAGCTCGACTGGCTCGACACGCTGGCGGCCGAGTCGGACCGTCCCGTGGTGGTGCTGGGCCACCACCACCCGTGGAACCCGTCGTCGAACCAGCGCCCGGAGCGCTACTTCGGCATCAACCCCGACGACTCCGAGCGCCTGATCGACGTGGTGGCCCGGCGGTCCCGGATCGTGGCCTACCTGGCCGGCCACACCCACCGGAACCGGGTGCGGCACTTCCCCGCCACCGGCCCGGTGCCGTGGGTGGAGGTGGCCTGCGTCAAGGACTTCCCCGGGGCGTGGGCCGAGTACCAGGTGCACGAGGGTGGCATCTGCCAGGTGTTCCACCGCATCTCCAGCCCCGAGGCCCTGGCCTGGAGCGAGAAGACCCGCCACATGTTCGCCGACCTCTACGGGCCCTACGCCTTCGGGAGCCTGGCCGACCGCTGCTTCGTCATCGGCCTCGACCGAGCGGCGGCGTGA
- the dusB gene encoding tRNA dihydrouridine synthase DusB, protein MTGEGAGPALRIGPLALDVPVVLAPMAGVTNTAFRRLCQSFGGALYVSEMITARALVEGNTRTLDMVAFHPDESPRSVQLYGTDPRVMGEAVRILVDGHGVEHVDLNVGCPAPKVTRKGGGAALPVRRALFAAIVRASVRAAGPAPFTVKMRLGLDGDHLTYLEAGRMAEGEGAAAVALHARTAEQLYSGAADWDAITRLKEAVATVPVLGNGDILEGADAVRMMAATGCDGVVVGRGCLGRPWLFRDLADTLAGRPVRPAPLLGEVVPVLRRHADLLVEAFGPGRAAREVRKHTGWYLAGYPVGGEARRALSQVASIEELGVRLDDLDPGLALVPGAERTVRGHTHGPRPVPVPEGWFALADDPTPPIGADLLVSGG, encoded by the coding sequence ATGACGGGGGAAGGGGCCGGGCCGGCGTTGCGGATCGGGCCGTTGGCGCTGGACGTGCCAGTGGTGCTGGCCCCCATGGCCGGGGTGACCAACACCGCCTTCCGCCGCCTGTGCCAGTCGTTCGGTGGGGCCCTCTACGTGAGCGAGATGATCACGGCCCGGGCCCTGGTCGAGGGCAACACGCGCACCCTGGACATGGTGGCCTTCCACCCCGACGAGTCACCCCGCAGCGTGCAGCTCTACGGCACCGACCCCCGGGTCATGGGCGAGGCGGTGCGGATCCTGGTCGACGGGCACGGGGTCGAGCACGTGGACCTCAACGTGGGCTGTCCGGCTCCCAAGGTCACCCGCAAGGGGGGCGGCGCGGCCCTGCCGGTGCGGCGGGCCCTGTTCGCGGCGATCGTCCGGGCCTCGGTGCGGGCCGCCGGCCCGGCGCCCTTCACGGTCAAGATGCGCCTGGGCCTGGACGGCGACCACCTCACCTACCTGGAGGCGGGCCGCATGGCCGAGGGCGAGGGGGCCGCCGCGGTGGCCCTCCACGCCCGCACCGCCGAGCAGCTCTACTCCGGGGCCGCCGACTGGGACGCCATCACCAGGCTCAAGGAGGCGGTGGCCACCGTGCCGGTGCTGGGCAACGGCGACATCCTGGAGGGCGCCGACGCGGTGCGCATGATGGCCGCCACCGGGTGCGACGGCGTGGTGGTGGGCCGGGGCTGCCTGGGCCGGCCCTGGTTGTTCCGCGACCTGGCCGACACGCTGGCCGGCCGCCCGGTCCGCCCCGCGCCCCTCCTGGGCGAGGTGGTGCCCGTGCTGCGCCGCCACGCCGACCTGCTGGTCGAGGCGTTCGGCCCCGGGCGCGCCGCCCGGGAGGTGCGCAAGCACACCGGCTGGTACCTGGCCGGCTACCCGGTCGGAGGCGAGGCCCGGCGGGCCCTGTCCCAGGTGGCCTCCATCGAGGAGCTGGGGGTCCGCCTCGACGACCTCGACCCGGGCCTGGCCCTGGTGCCGGGGGCCGAGCGCACCGTCCGGGGCCACACCCACGGGCCCCGCCCGGTGCCGGTGCCCGAGGGGTGGTTCGCCCTGGCCGACGACCCCACCCCGCCGATCGGCGCCGACCTGCTCGTCTCCGGCGGCTGA
- a CDS encoding nucleoside triphosphate pyrophosphatase, translating to MPDLHLVLASASPARLALLRAAGIEPEVVVSHVDEDAVAAALGTDDPDRVVAALARAKAEAVVAQVGQLARPTAVLGCDSLFTFAGTTWGKPGSAAEATARIRAMRGGEGVLRTGHHLVEVSSGRAVGGVEATTVRFGPMTDAEVDRYVASGEPLHVAGSFTLDGRSAPFVDGVDGDHTNVVGLSLPLLRRLLADLGRSVTDLWTSP from the coding sequence ATGCCCGATCTCCACCTGGTGCTGGCCTCGGCGTCGCCGGCCCGGCTGGCCCTGCTGCGGGCGGCGGGGATCGAGCCCGAGGTGGTGGTCAGCCACGTGGACGAGGACGCGGTGGCCGCGGCCCTGGGCACCGACGACCCCGACCGGGTGGTGGCCGCCCTGGCCCGGGCCAAGGCCGAGGCGGTCGTGGCCCAGGTCGGCCAGCTGGCCCGGCCGACGGCGGTGCTGGGGTGCGACTCGCTGTTCACGTTCGCCGGCACCACGTGGGGCAAGCCCGGCTCGGCGGCCGAAGCCACGGCCCGCATCCGGGCCATGCGGGGCGGCGAGGGCGTGCTGCGCACCGGGCACCACCTGGTCGAGGTGTCCTCCGGCCGGGCCGTCGGCGGGGTGGAGGCCACCACCGTCCGCTTCGGGCCCATGACCGACGCCGAGGTCGACAGGTACGTGGCCAGCGGCGAGCCCCTGCACGTGGCCGGCTCGTTCACCCTGGACGGTCGCTCGGCCCCCTTCGTGGACGGGGTGGACGGCGACCACACCAACGTCGTCGGCCTGTCGCTCCCCCTGCTGCGCCGCCTCCTGGCCGACCTGGGCCGCTCGGTCACCGACCTGTGGACGTCCCCGTGA
- a CDS encoding helix-turn-helix transcriptional regulator yields MYGAFLRRVRESRGLSQAQLAELTGISQPNLSAYENDRRTPTLDTFNRMLVACGYQVAADGGSTVLHLPLPPGAGGYPFDDLPPRLPDDPPDEAPVLPPDATPATRAWALAQVLDLSQAMEGR; encoded by the coding sequence ATGTACGGCGCGTTCCTCCGCCGGGTCCGCGAGTCGCGGGGCCTCAGCCAGGCCCAGCTGGCCGAGCTCACCGGCATCAGCCAACCCAACCTCTCGGCCTACGAGAACGACCGCCGCACCCCCACCCTCGACACCTTCAACCGGATGCTGGTGGCCTGCGGCTACCAGGTGGCCGCCGACGGCGGCAGCACCGTCCTGCACCTACCCCTCCCGCCCGGTGCCGGCGGCTACCCCTTCGACGACCTCCCACCTCGCCTCCCCGACGACCCCCCCGACGAGGCTCCCGTCCTCCCTCCTGACGCCACGCCAGCAACGCGGGCATGGGCGTTGGCCCAGGTGCTCGACCTGAGCCAGGCCATGGAGGGGCGATGA
- a CDS encoding acyl-CoA carboxylase subunit beta — protein sequence MTAHPLSEQIADLAKLKEEARQPGSERSVQRQHDRGKMLARERIEYLLDPGSFNELDMLARHRNPAIPERPLTDGVITGWGTIDGRKVFVFSQDFTLFGGALGEVFAEKIHKVMDLALKVGAPVIGLNDGAGARIQEGPVSLASYGGIFHRNVKASGVTPQISVIMGPCAGGAVYSPAMTDFVFMVEDTSYMFITGPDVVKTVTGEDVTQQELGGAHAHSAKSGVAAFTAADDRAVLDDVRYLMGFLPSNNMEEPPRAVPADDPQRSCDELAGMIPDSPNQPYDMRKVIEVIVDDEDYVEYFASWAPSITCGFARIDGQPVGIVGNNPMFYAGVLDIESSEKAARFVRVCDSFNIPLITFVDVPGFLPGVGQEHGGIIRHGAKLLYAYCESTVPRIQVITRKAYGGAYVVMNSKSIGADLAFAWPSAELAVMGATGAVEILHRTEINAAADPEARKAELVDDYSEKWLNPYVAAERGYVDDVIDPADTRRKLAEGLSMLRSKREELPPRKHGNVPL from the coding sequence ATGACCGCGCACCCGCTCAGCGAGCAGATCGCCGACCTGGCGAAGCTGAAGGAGGAGGCCCGGCAGCCCGGGTCGGAGCGATCGGTCCAGCGCCAGCACGACCGGGGCAAGATGCTGGCCCGGGAACGCATCGAGTACCTGCTCGACCCCGGCTCCTTCAACGAGCTCGACATGCTGGCCCGGCATCGGAACCCGGCCATCCCCGAGCGGCCGCTCACCGACGGCGTCATCACCGGGTGGGGCACCATCGACGGCCGCAAGGTCTTCGTCTTCAGCCAGGACTTCACGCTCTTCGGCGGGGCCCTGGGCGAGGTGTTCGCCGAGAAGATCCACAAGGTCATGGATCTGGCCCTCAAGGTCGGGGCGCCGGTCATCGGCCTCAACGACGGGGCCGGGGCCCGCATCCAGGAGGGCCCGGTCAGCCTGGCCTCCTACGGCGGCATCTTCCACCGCAACGTGAAGGCCTCGGGCGTCACGCCCCAGATCAGCGTCATCATGGGACCGTGCGCCGGCGGCGCCGTCTACAGCCCGGCCATGACCGACTTCGTGTTCATGGTCGAGGACACCTCGTACATGTTCATCACCGGGCCCGACGTGGTGAAGACGGTGACCGGCGAGGACGTCACCCAGCAGGAGCTGGGCGGGGCCCACGCCCACTCGGCCAAGTCCGGGGTGGCGGCCTTCACCGCCGCCGACGACCGGGCCGTGCTCGACGACGTGCGCTACCTGATGGGCTTCCTGCCCTCCAACAACATGGAGGAGCCGCCCCGGGCGGTCCCGGCCGACGACCCGCAGCGGTCGTGTGACGAGCTGGCGGGGATGATCCCCGACAGCCCCAACCAGCCCTACGACATGCGCAAGGTCATCGAGGTCATCGTCGACGACGAGGACTACGTCGAGTACTTCGCCTCGTGGGCCCCGTCCATCACCTGCGGCTTCGCCCGCATCGACGGCCAGCCGGTGGGCATCGTGGGCAACAACCCCATGTTCTACGCCGGGGTGCTGGACATCGAGTCCTCGGAGAAGGCGGCCCGCTTCGTCCGGGTGTGCGACTCGTTCAACATCCCCCTCATCACCTTCGTGGACGTGCCCGGCTTCCTGCCCGGCGTGGGCCAGGAGCACGGGGGCATCATCCGCCACGGGGCCAAGCTGCTCTACGCCTACTGCGAGTCGACGGTGCCCCGCATCCAGGTCATCACCCGCAAGGCCTACGGCGGGGCCTACGTGGTCATGAACTCCAAGTCCATCGGGGCCGACCTGGCCTTCGCCTGGCCGTCGGCCGAGCTGGCGGTGATGGGGGCCACCGGGGCGGTGGAGATCCTGCACCGCACCGAGATCAACGCCGCCGCCGACCCCGAGGCCCGCAAGGCCGAGCTGGTCGACGACTACTCGGAGAAGTGGCTCAACCCGTACGTGGCCGCCGAGCGGGGCTACGTGGACGACGTGATCGACCCGGCCGACACCCGACGCAAGCTGGCCGAGGGCCTCTCCATGCTGCGCTCCAAGCGCGAGGAGTTGCCCCCCCGCAAGCACGGGAACGTCCCGCTGTGA
- a CDS encoding maleylpyruvate isomerase family mycothiol-dependent enzyme, with amino-acid sequence MDPQEHRAAIAAEGERVAAVPPEALGAPVAACPGWDTERLVGHVGRVHRWATAFLAAGPEGDPGEQIGPVPHPPPGAAVLPWYRESVAGLLAELDRHDPAAEALSFAGPTTVAFWFRRQAHEVSVHRWDAEEATAPGRAAPVAPGLAADGIDEWLGFFAPRFLAMVGGPPAALVGASVHLHCTDDGLPDGAGEWLLRLVPGGCEVTRAHAKGDAALRGPASDLLLAVWHRRSLDTLDVVGDATRARQVLDLVHVT; translated from the coding sequence ATGGATCCGCAGGAGCACCGGGCCGCCATCGCTGCCGAGGGCGAACGCGTGGCCGCCGTCCCCCCCGAGGCCCTCGGCGCCCCGGTGGCGGCCTGCCCCGGGTGGGACACGGAGCGCCTGGTGGGCCACGTGGGCCGCGTCCACCGCTGGGCCACCGCCTTCCTGGCCGCCGGGCCGGAGGGCGACCCCGGCGAGCAGATCGGCCCGGTGCCCCACCCGCCCCCGGGCGCCGCCGTCCTGCCCTGGTACCGGGAGAGCGTGGCCGGCCTGCTGGCCGAGCTCGACCGCCACGACCCGGCCGCCGAGGCCCTGTCGTTCGCGGGGCCGACCACCGTCGCCTTCTGGTTCCGACGCCAGGCCCACGAGGTGTCCGTGCACCGCTGGGACGCCGAGGAGGCCACCGCCCCGGGCCGCGCCGCCCCCGTCGCCCCGGGCCTGGCCGCCGACGGCATCGACGAGTGGCTGGGCTTCTTCGCTCCGCGGTTCCTGGCCATGGTGGGCGGCCCGCCGGCCGCCCTGGTGGGCGCCTCCGTGCACCTCCACTGCACCGACGACGGCCTGCCCGACGGCGCCGGCGAGTGGCTCCTGCGCCTGGTGCCGGGCGGCTGCGAGGTGACCCGGGCCCACGCCAAGGGCGACGCCGCCCTGCGGGGCCCGGCCTCCGACCTGCTGCTGGCCGTGTGGCACCGCCGGTCCCTCGACACGCTCGACGTGGTCGGCGACGCGACCCGGGCCCGCCAGGTCCTCGACCTGGTCCACGTCACCTGA
- a CDS encoding ATP-dependent DNA ligase — protein sequence MDLPVLPPLTPMLAKAHDGLPPGEEGDWWFEPKWDGFRVVVFRDGDEVEMLSRSGRDLIRYFPEAVDPLREALPAKAVIDGEIVVPSADGLDFDLLGQRIHPAASRVQMLAEATPSEVVAFDVLALGADDLTGAPLGQRRRALEEALVPGARVHLNQGTFDRVTAQDWFVRFEGAGLDGVIAKPVGSTYEPGARGWVKVKHSRTADVVVAGYRVHKDGEGVGSLLLGLHDDEGRLHSVGVAASFKAADRRALLAELAPLVVPAEDIASHPWGGWTDPAAHAEGRLPGGPSRWNGKKDLSFTPLRPERVAEVAYERVDHGRFRATSKFLRWRPDREPDSCRYDQLEVVPAVELSEVLGRT from the coding sequence ATGGACCTGCCTGTCCTCCCACCCCTGACGCCGATGCTGGCCAAGGCCCACGACGGACTGCCGCCCGGCGAGGAGGGCGACTGGTGGTTCGAGCCCAAGTGGGACGGCTTCCGGGTGGTGGTGTTCCGCGACGGCGACGAGGTGGAGATGCTGTCCCGCTCCGGCCGTGACCTCATCCGCTACTTCCCCGAGGCGGTGGACCCCCTGCGGGAGGCCCTGCCGGCCAAGGCGGTGATCGACGGAGAGATCGTGGTCCCCTCCGCCGACGGGTTGGACTTCGACCTGCTGGGCCAGCGCATCCACCCTGCCGCCTCCCGGGTCCAGATGCTGGCCGAGGCCACCCCGTCGGAGGTGGTGGCCTTCGACGTGCTGGCCCTGGGGGCCGACGACCTGACCGGCGCCCCCCTGGGCCAGCGGCGCCGGGCCCTGGAGGAGGCGCTGGTGCCCGGGGCCCGGGTGCATCTGAACCAGGGCACCTTCGACCGGGTCACGGCCCAGGACTGGTTCGTCCGCTTCGAGGGGGCGGGCCTGGACGGGGTGATCGCCAAGCCGGTGGGCAGCACCTACGAGCCCGGGGCCCGGGGCTGGGTCAAGGTCAAGCACAGCCGCACCGCGGACGTGGTGGTGGCCGGCTACCGCGTCCACAAGGACGGCGAGGGGGTGGGGTCGCTGCTGCTCGGCCTCCACGACGACGAGGGCCGCCTCCACAGCGTGGGCGTGGCCGCCTCGTTCAAGGCCGCCGACCGCCGGGCCCTGCTGGCCGAGCTGGCCCCCCTGGTGGTCCCGGCCGAGGACATCGCCAGCCACCCGTGGGGCGGCTGGACCGATCCCGCGGCCCACGCCGAGGGGCGGCTGCCGGGGGGCCCGTCCCGCTGGAACGGCAAGAAGGACCTGAGCTTCACGCCGCTGCGCCCCGAGCGGGTGGCCGAGGTGGCCTACGAGCGGGTCGACCACGGGCGCTTCCGGGCCACGTCGAAGTTCCTGCGCTGGCGCCCGGACCGCGAGCCCGACTCGTGCCGCTACGACCAGCTCGAGGTGGTCCCCGCGGTGGAGCTGTCCGAGGTCCTGGGCCGGACCTGA
- a CDS encoding PQQ-dependent sugar dehydrogenase translates to MHPTTLPPRRPARPRSARLAVAGLAVALAATGLAACEVTPPTLTARTLVSGLSNPWDLSFTPSGSLLWTERGGRIMRRQANGAVNRLAADMSDLFVSGETGLMGIAVDPRFARNRQVFTCQGWTDGAAVEVRVVRWRANDAGTALTRVSTVLSGLPSTSGRHGGCRLRFSPSGPLFVGTGDAAVGTNPQDLTSLGGKVLRIDPDTGAGVAGNPFASSPDVRTRRIWSYGHRNVQGLAIRPRDGSLWSAEHGPDRDDEVNRERTGNFGWNPVPGYDESVPMTDRAEFPGAVPAAWSSGFPTVATSGLAWLAGGRWEGWDDHLVVATLKGESVLVLRPQGDGTLAQVARLYQGTFGRIRTAQLGPDGLLYLTTANGSGDRIVRVTPS, encoded by the coding sequence ATGCACCCCACCACCCTCCCCCCGCGGCGGCCCGCTCGACCGCGGTCGGCCCGCCTGGCCGTCGCCGGCCTGGCCGTCGCCCTGGCCGCCACCGGCCTGGCCGCCTGCGAGGTCACGCCCCCCACGCTCACCGCCCGCACCCTGGTCTCCGGCCTCAGCAATCCGTGGGACCTGTCGTTCACGCCGTCGGGCTCGCTGCTGTGGACCGAGCGCGGCGGGCGCATCATGCGCCGGCAGGCCAACGGGGCCGTGAACCGCCTGGCCGCCGACATGAGCGACCTCTTCGTCAGCGGCGAGACCGGCCTCATGGGCATCGCCGTCGACCCCCGCTTCGCCCGCAATCGCCAGGTCTTCACCTGCCAGGGGTGGACCGACGGCGCGGCCGTGGAGGTGCGCGTCGTCCGGTGGCGGGCCAACGACGCCGGCACCGCCCTGACCCGGGTGTCGACCGTGCTCTCGGGCCTGCCCTCCACCAGCGGCCGCCACGGGGGGTGCCGGCTGCGCTTCAGCCCCTCGGGGCCGCTGTTCGTGGGCACCGGGGACGCCGCGGTGGGCACCAACCCGCAGGACCTCACCAGCCTGGGCGGCAAGGTCCTGCGCATCGACCCCGACACGGGGGCCGGCGTGGCCGGCAACCCGTTCGCCTCCAGCCCCGACGTCCGGACCCGCCGGATCTGGAGCTACGGCCACCGCAACGTTCAGGGGCTGGCCATCCGGCCCCGGGACGGGAGCCTGTGGAGCGCCGAGCACGGCCCGGACCGGGACGACGAGGTCAACCGCGAGCGCACCGGCAACTTCGGGTGGAACCCCGTCCCCGGCTACGACGAGTCCGTGCCCATGACCGACCGGGCCGAGTTCCCGGGCGCGGTGCCGGCGGCGTGGAGCTCGGGCTTCCCCACGGTGGCCACCTCGGGCCTGGCCTGGCTGGCCGGTGGCCGGTGGGAGGGGTGGGACGACCACCTGGTGGTGGCCACGCTGAAGGGCGAGAGCGTGCTGGTGCTGCGGCCCCAGGGCGACGGCACCCTGGCCCAGGTGGCCCGCCTCTACCAGGGCACCTTCGGGCGGATCCGCACCGCCCAGCTCGGCCCCGACGGCCTGCTCTACCTCACCACCGCCAACGGCTCGGGCGACCGCATCGTCCGGGTCACGCCGAGCTGA
- a CDS encoding 5'-3' exonuclease H3TH domain-containing protein has protein sequence MDVHLVDGTYELFRHFFAVPSHVTDDGREVGATRATVGSVLRMLEEGATHVAVATDHVIESFRNDLWAGYKDGSGVDPSLLSQFTLLEEVLAAMGVTVTAMVEHEADDALAALAAVAAADERVEHVWICTPDKDLAQCVGGKVGQLDRRRGTALDPAGVEAKYGVPPQSIPDWLGLVGDSADGFPGLPGWGAKSAAAVLRAYGRIEDIPVDPTTWAVKVRAAGTLAATLREHMADALLFKRLATLERDAPVPGSVDALRWTGPTPELVALAEAMDAPGLLERAVARAAALGGG, from the coding sequence ATGGACGTCCACCTCGTCGACGGGACCTACGAGCTGTTCCGCCACTTCTTCGCGGTGCCGTCCCACGTGACCGACGACGGCCGGGAGGTGGGGGCGACCCGGGCCACGGTGGGCTCGGTGCTGCGGATGCTGGAGGAGGGGGCCACCCACGTGGCCGTGGCCACCGACCACGTGATCGAGTCGTTCCGCAACGACCTGTGGGCCGGCTACAAGGACGGCTCGGGTGTCGACCCCTCCCTGCTGTCCCAGTTCACCCTGCTGGAGGAGGTCCTGGCGGCCATGGGCGTCACCGTGACGGCCATGGTCGAGCACGAGGCCGACGACGCCCTGGCCGCCCTGGCCGCGGTGGCCGCCGCCGACGAACGGGTGGAGCACGTGTGGATCTGCACGCCCGACAAGGACCTGGCCCAGTGCGTGGGGGGCAAGGTGGGCCAGCTCGACCGGCGCCGGGGCACGGCGCTGGACCCGGCCGGGGTGGAGGCCAAGTACGGCGTGCCCCCCCAGTCCATCCCCGACTGGCTGGGCCTGGTGGGCGACAGCGCCGACGGCTTCCCCGGCCTGCCCGGGTGGGGGGCCAAGTCGGCGGCCGCGGTGCTGCGGGCCTACGGGCGCATCGAGGACATCCCGGTCGATCCCACCACCTGGGCGGTGAAGGTGCGGGCGGCCGGCACCCTGGCCGCCACCCTCCGGGAGCACATGGCCGACGCCCTGCTGTTCAAGCGGCTGGCCACCCTGGAGCGCGACGCGCCGGTGCCGGGCTCGGTGGATGCGCTCCGCTGGACCGGGCCCACCCCCGAGCTGGTCGCCCTGGCCGAGGCCATGGACGCCCCCGGCCTGCTCGAGCGGGCGGTGGCCCGGGCCGCGGCGCTGGGCGGGGGCTGA